Proteins from a genomic interval of Providencia stuartii:
- the envZ gene encoding two-component system sensor histidine kinase EnvZ, translating to MKRLRFSRRSTFSRSLFLFVALLFASLVTSYMVVLNFVVMPSLQQFNKVLAYEVRTLMTEKMVLQDGTTVRVSPALRKKIYNELGITFYAQSAAMEEGLNWAKEYDFLSENMSEYIGGEAKVRLELGREYPILWLTSYLAPDIWVRVPLTEIGQNQFSLVFRYTLAIFLFIFAGVWLYIRYQNKPLLELEYHAGQVGKGVILPAMQEKGAAEVRAAIRSFNHMAAGIKTLENDRTILMAGVSHDLRTPLTRIRLATEMMSPEDGYLAESINKDIEECDAIIGQFMDYLKTGQEMNMEFCDLNAILNEAVTAESSVTGEIETAFEPGNLIVNANPLAIKRAITNMIVNAYRYGNGWIKVSSGKNEDSVWFQVEDDGAGIKEEDIQRLFQPFVQGEKARSNKGTGLGLAIIRRIVDAHEGSIEIHKSERGGFAIRALLPLKEKEE from the coding sequence ATGAAGCGATTGAGGTTCTCTCGCCGTAGTACATTTTCTCGTTCGTTATTTTTGTTCGTTGCCTTATTGTTTGCCAGCCTTGTCACCAGCTATATGGTGGTATTGAACTTTGTTGTGATGCCAAGTTTGCAACAGTTTAATAAAGTACTGGCTTATGAAGTACGAACTTTAATGACGGAAAAGATGGTGCTGCAAGATGGAACCACTGTGCGGGTTTCTCCTGCATTGCGTAAAAAGATTTATAATGAGTTAGGGATCACATTTTATGCCCAATCAGCTGCCATGGAAGAAGGCTTAAATTGGGCTAAAGAATATGATTTCCTCAGTGAAAACATGTCTGAATATATTGGCGGTGAAGCTAAAGTCCGTTTAGAACTTGGCCGCGAATATCCTATTCTTTGGCTAACGTCTTATCTTGCCCCCGATATCTGGGTACGGGTACCTTTGACCGAAATAGGGCAAAACCAATTCTCGCTAGTATTCCGTTATACATTAGCAATCTTTCTGTTTATTTTTGCCGGTGTTTGGCTCTATATCCGTTATCAAAATAAACCCTTACTGGAGCTTGAATACCATGCTGGTCAAGTAGGTAAAGGGGTTATTCTGCCTGCTATGCAGGAAAAAGGCGCCGCAGAGGTAAGAGCCGCAATTCGCTCCTTTAACCATATGGCAGCCGGCATCAAAACACTTGAAAATGACCGTACTATATTAATGGCAGGGGTCAGCCACGACCTCCGTACACCATTAACACGCATACGTTTAGCGACGGAAATGATGAGTCCAGAAGATGGTTATCTTGCTGAATCCATCAATAAAGATATTGAAGAGTGCGATGCGATCATTGGTCAATTCATGGACTACCTGAAGACCGGTCAAGAAATGAATATGGAGTTCTGTGACCTGAATGCAATCTTAAATGAAGCCGTCACCGCGGAAAGCAGTGTTACAGGTGAAATTGAAACGGCATTTGAGCCAGGTAATCTGATTGTGAATGCCAATCCATTGGCGATTAAGCGGGCAATTACGAATATGATCGTGAATGCCTATCGTTATGGTAATGGTTGGATTAAAGTCAGCAGTGGTAAAAACGAAGACTCAGTCTGGTTCCAAGTGGAAGATGATGGTGCAGGAATTAAGGAAGAGGATATCCAACGTCTCTTTCAACCGTTTGTGCAAGGGGAAAAAGCGCGTAGCAATAAGGGAACAGGCCTTGGCTTAGCGATTATCCGCCGTATTGTCGACGCCCATGAGGGCAGTATCGAAATTCATAAAAGCGAACGGGGGGGTTTTGCCATTCGCGCGCTGTTACCATTGAAAGAAAAAGAAGAATAA
- a CDS encoding ABC transporter substrate-binding protein, whose translation MKARVLTTALLAGLALVANVANADKLDDIKQAGVIRISVFDSNPPFGFIDPQTKKLAGYDVDIAQAIADDLGVKLELRPTNPANRIPLLTSGKVDLIGANFTITDERAKQVDFSIPDFATGQKFIARKGVLKTPDDIAPLRIGADKGTVQEVTLRERYPNTKVISYDDTPQAFAALRNGNVQAITQDDAKLVGLLGNLPEKVKADFEISPFSITREYQAVAAVKGETRLIENVNNTLLKLEKEGKAEQIYNRWFGPDTKAAQPRGEFKFAPLEQQK comes from the coding sequence ATGAAAGCTCGCGTTTTAACTACCGCACTACTTGCAGGCCTTGCGCTGGTGGCCAATGTCGCCAATGCAGATAAATTGGATGATATTAAGCAAGCTGGTGTTATTCGTATCTCTGTGTTTGACAGTAATCCACCATTTGGCTTTATTGACCCACAAACAAAAAAACTCGCGGGCTATGATGTTGATATCGCGCAAGCGATAGCCGATGACCTCGGCGTGAAATTGGAATTGCGTCCAACTAACCCAGCTAACCGTATTCCTCTACTGACCTCAGGTAAGGTCGATCTCATTGGGGCAAATTTCACAATTACTGACGAACGCGCTAAGCAGGTTGATTTCTCGATTCCGGATTTTGCGACAGGGCAGAAGTTTATTGCTCGCAAAGGGGTCTTGAAAACGCCTGACGATATTGCCCCATTACGTATTGGTGCGGATAAAGGCACGGTACAGGAAGTGACCTTACGTGAGCGTTATCCAAATACGAAAGTGATCTCTTATGATGACACGCCACAAGCATTTGCTGCTTTGCGCAATGGTAATGTCCAAGCGATAACGCAAGATGACGCGAAGTTAGTCGGTCTGCTGGGTAACTTGCCAGAAAAAGTGAAGGCTGATTTTGAAATATCTCCGTTTAGTATCACTCGTGAATATCAAGCGGTTGCAGCAGTAAAAGGTGAAACGCGTTTAATCGAAAATGTGAATAACACCTTGTTGAAATTAGAAAAAGAAGGCAAAGCAGAACAGATTTATAACCGTTGGTTTGGCCCTGATACTAAGGCAGCGCAACCTCGCGGTGAATTCAAATTCGCTCCTCTTGAACAACAAAAATAA
- the feoA gene encoding ferrous iron transporter A — MSLLPQHSYKILGFSPQISPAYRQKLLSLGLLPGSIFKVVRCAPFGDPIQIETHRVSLVLRKKDLALLNLDETTAT; from the coding sequence ATGTCATTACTTCCTCAACATAGCTACAAAATACTCGGTTTCTCACCACAGATAAGCCCCGCTTACCGACAAAAATTGCTTTCACTTGGTCTATTACCCGGCTCTATCTTTAAGGTGGTGCGTTGTGCTCCTTTCGGTGATCCGATTCAAATCGAAACACATCGAGTGAGTCTTGTATTACGCAAAAAAGATTTAGCGTTACTTAACCTTGACGAAACCACAGCCACCTAA
- the greB gene encoding transcription elongation factor GreB, whose product MNKSLLITREGWDALDKELKYLWKEERPRVTQSVSEAAAQGDRSENAEYIYGKKRLREIDRRVRFLSKRLDQLRIVEPDPRQEGRVFFGAWVKLEDDDENIRIFRLVGADEFNPSKNWISIDSPVARALVGKQVDDEITVNTPGGIVTYSILEISYKPLAL is encoded by the coding sequence ATGAATAAGAGTCTGTTAATCACACGCGAAGGCTGGGATGCTCTGGACAAAGAACTTAAGTACCTTTGGAAAGAAGAGCGTCCAAGAGTGACCCAATCCGTTTCTGAAGCCGCAGCACAAGGCGACCGCTCAGAGAATGCGGAATATATTTACGGCAAAAAACGCTTGCGAGAAATTGATCGTCGAGTTCGTTTTTTATCTAAAAGATTGGATCAACTCAGGATTGTCGAACCTGACCCACGGCAAGAAGGGCGTGTTTTTTTTGGGGCATGGGTTAAACTAGAAGATGATGATGAAAATATCAGAATATTCCGGTTAGTGGGTGCTGACGAATTTAATCCCTCTAAAAATTGGATTTCGATTGACTCTCCAGTAGCTCGAGCACTAGTTGGTAAGCAGGTTGACGATGAAATTACTGTCAACACGCCGGGGGGGATTGTGACCTATTCGATATTAGAAATTAGTTATAAACCTCTAGCCCTATAA
- the ompR gene encoding two-component system response regulator OmpR: MQESYKVLVVDDDMRLRALLERYLTEQGFQVRSAANAEQMDRILTRESIHLIVLDLMLPGEDGLSICRRLRSQNNPIPIIMVTAKGEEVDRIVGLEIGADDYIPKPFNPRELLARIRAVLRRQANELPGAPSQDDAIITFGKFKLNLGTREMFQGEENMPLTSGEFAVLKVLVSHPREPLSRDKLMSLARGREYSAMERSIDVQISRLRRMVEEDPAHPRYIQTVWGLGYVFVPDGSKA, encoded by the coding sequence ATGCAAGAAAGTTATAAAGTTCTTGTTGTCGATGATGATATGCGTTTACGTGCCTTACTAGAACGCTATCTCACGGAACAAGGGTTTCAGGTACGTAGTGCCGCCAATGCAGAACAAATGGATAGGATCCTCACGCGAGAATCTATTCATCTTATTGTTTTAGATTTAATGTTGCCGGGTGAAGATGGCCTGTCAATTTGTCGCCGTTTGCGTAGTCAAAATAATCCGATTCCGATTATTATGGTGACGGCAAAAGGTGAAGAAGTTGATCGTATTGTCGGTTTAGAAATTGGTGCCGATGACTACATCCCGAAACCATTTAACCCGCGTGAATTATTGGCGCGTATCCGTGCGGTATTACGTCGTCAAGCAAACGAACTACCTGGTGCACCATCTCAGGATGATGCCATTATCACATTCGGTAAATTTAAACTTAACCTTGGTACTCGTGAAATGTTCCAAGGCGAAGAAAATATGCCTTTAACCAGTGGTGAGTTTGCCGTACTAAAAGTGCTGGTTTCGCATCCAAGGGAACCATTATCTCGTGATAAGCTGATGAGCTTGGCGAGAGGCCGTGAATACAGTGCGATGGAACGTTCAATTGACGTGCAAATCTCACGTTTACGCCGTATGGTTGAAGAAGATCCTGCTCATCCCCGCTATATCCAAACAGTTTGGGGACTGGGTTACGTGTTTGTACCGGACGGTAGTAAAGCATGA
- the phoU gene encoding phosphate signaling complex protein PhoU produces the protein MDTLNHNKHISGQFNAELEHIHTELMTMGGLVEEQLTKAITAMHNQDEALAREVIENDHKVNMMEVAIDEECVKIIAKRQPTASDLRLIMAISKTIAELERIGDVADKICQTALEKFSHQHQPLLVSLESLGRHTVQMLHDVLDAFARMDLEEAIRIYREDEKVDQEYEGIVRQLMTYMMEDPRTIPSVLTALFCARSIERIGDRCQNICEFIFYYVKGQDFRHVGGDQLEKMITKK, from the coding sequence ATGGATACGCTGAATCACAACAAACATATTTCTGGGCAGTTCAATGCTGAATTGGAACATATCCATACAGAATTGATGACAATGGGAGGGCTGGTTGAAGAACAGCTCACCAAAGCGATCACTGCCATGCATAATCAGGATGAGGCTCTTGCGCGCGAAGTTATCGAAAATGACCATAAAGTGAATATGATGGAAGTGGCTATTGACGAAGAGTGCGTGAAAATCATTGCTAAGCGTCAGCCAACAGCCAGTGACTTACGCCTCATTATGGCTATTTCAAAAACCATCGCTGAACTCGAACGAATTGGGGATGTTGCCGATAAGATCTGCCAAACAGCATTAGAAAAATTCTCTCATCAACATCAACCTTTGCTGGTTAGCCTTGAGTCATTAGGGCGTCATACGGTACAAATGTTGCATGATGTGCTTGATGCTTTTGCGCGAATGGATTTGGAAGAAGCGATTCGGATTTATCGAGAAGATGAAAAAGTTGACCAAGAATACGAAGGAATAGTACGTCAACTGATGACGTACATGATGGAAGATCCAAGGACGATCCCAAGTGTATTAACGGCATTGTTCTGTGCCCGTTCGATTGAACGTATCGGAGATCGATGCCAAAACATTTGCGAATTCATTTTTTACTATGTGAAAGGGCAAGATTTCCGTCATGTAGGTGGCGATCAATTGGAAAAAATGATCACCAAAAAATAA
- the pstA gene encoding phosphate ABC transporter permease PstA, which translates to MSTSQHFVINEKERARRQAWRRQINRMALFVSMLTMAFGLFWLVWILFSTVTKGIDGMSLNLFTEMTPPPNTEGGGLANAIVGSGLLILWATVIGTPLGILAGIYLAEYGRKSWLASVTRFINDILLSAPSIVVGLFVYTIVVAQMQHFSGWAGVIALALLQIPIVIRTTENMLKLVPDSLREAAYALGTPKWKMILSITLKASVSGIITGILLAIARIAGETAPLLFTSLSNQFWSTDMSEPIANLPVTIFKFAMSPFSEWQQLAWAGVLLITLCVLLINIIARVVFAKKKH; encoded by the coding sequence ATGTCGACATCTCAACATTTTGTTATTAACGAAAAAGAACGTGCCCGTCGTCAAGCATGGCGTCGTCAGATTAACCGAATGGCCTTATTTGTTTCAATGTTAACCATGGCCTTTGGTCTGTTCTGGCTGGTTTGGATTTTATTTTCAACGGTGACCAAAGGGATTGATGGGATGTCCCTTAACTTGTTCACAGAGATGACTCCGCCACCGAATACTGAAGGTGGTGGCCTCGCTAACGCCATCGTCGGAAGTGGCTTGTTGATTCTGTGGGCAACGGTGATAGGCACCCCTTTAGGTATCTTAGCAGGGATCTATTTGGCAGAGTATGGCCGTAAATCATGGCTCGCTTCTGTAACGCGTTTCATTAATGATATTTTGTTATCTGCACCATCAATTGTTGTAGGTCTGTTTGTCTATACCATTGTGGTTGCACAAATGCAGCACTTCTCTGGCTGGGCAGGCGTTATCGCTTTAGCACTGTTGCAGATTCCGATTGTTATCCGCACAACGGAAAATATGTTGAAACTGGTGCCGGATAGCTTGCGTGAAGCCGCATATGCGTTAGGTACGCCAAAATGGAAAATGATTTTATCTATTACGCTTAAAGCATCTGTATCCGGGATTATTACAGGGATCTTGCTAGCGATTGCTCGTATTGCGGGTGAAACCGCACCATTACTGTTCACTTCTTTGTCGAATCAGTTCTGGAGCACAGATATGAGTGAGCCAATTGCTAACTTGCCTGTGACTATCTTTAAATTTGCGATGAGTCCGTTCTCGGAATGGCAACAACTGGCATGGGCAGGGGTTCTATTAATCACCCTATGTGTCCTGTTAATTAACATTATCGCACGCGTTGTGTTTGCTAAGAAAAAACACTAA
- the pstS gene encoding phosphate ABC transporter substrate-binding protein PstS, with protein MKMMRTTLASVMAATLSMTAMSSFAATSLTGAGATFPAPVYAKWADSYQKETGNKVNYQGIGSSGGVKQINAKTVDFGASDAPLTDEKLKQDGLFQFPTVIGGVVLAVNVKGIQSGQLTLDGTTLGDIYLGKITKWNDPAIAKLNPDVNLPDQNIAVVRRSDGSGTTFVFTSYLSKVSSNWKNDIGAGSTVNWPKNSVGGKGNDGVAAFVQRLPGSIGYVEYAYAKQNNLAYTKLVSADGKVVSPTGESFSAAAKKVDWSKSFAQDLTNRDGENAWPITSTTFILVHKDQANAEKGKAVLDFFNWAYEKGGQQAEALDYAVLPAEVVTAIRAAWKTEVKDSQGKPLF; from the coding sequence ATGAAAATGATGCGTACAACCTTAGCTAGCGTAATGGCAGCAACTCTTTCAATGACTGCGATGTCTTCTTTTGCTGCCACAAGCTTAACTGGCGCGGGTGCAACATTCCCTGCCCCTGTTTACGCTAAGTGGGCGGACTCTTATCAGAAAGAAACAGGTAATAAAGTGAACTACCAGGGAATCGGTTCTTCTGGTGGCGTTAAACAAATTAATGCGAAAACAGTTGATTTCGGTGCATCTGATGCGCCATTGACTGATGAAAAATTGAAGCAAGATGGCCTGTTCCAGTTCCCAACAGTTATCGGCGGCGTTGTCTTGGCCGTTAATGTGAAAGGTATCCAGTCTGGTCAATTGACATTAGACGGAACGACGTTGGGTGACATCTATCTTGGCAAAATCACCAAATGGAATGACCCCGCAATTGCTAAGCTGAACCCTGATGTTAACTTACCAGACCAAAATATTGCGGTAGTAAGACGTTCTGATGGTTCCGGTACCACTTTTGTCTTCACTAGCTATTTATCGAAAGTGAGTTCAAATTGGAAAAATGACATCGGTGCGGGTTCAACGGTTAATTGGCCGAAAAACAGCGTAGGTGGTAAAGGTAATGATGGCGTTGCAGCCTTCGTTCAACGTCTACCAGGCTCTATCGGTTATGTTGAATATGCTTATGCAAAACAGAATAATCTTGCTTATACTAAACTCGTTTCAGCGGATGGTAAGGTGGTTTCACCAACAGGTGAAAGCTTCAGTGCGGCAGCGAAAAAAGTGGACTGGTCTAAGTCATTCGCTCAAGACCTGACTAACCGTGATGGTGAAAATGCATGGCCAATCACATCCACCACATTTATCTTAGTTCATAAAGATCAAGCGAATGCAGAAAAAGGAAAAGCGGTGCTCGACTTCTTTAACTGGGCTTACGAAAAAGGTGGTCAACAAGCTGAAGCATTAGATTACGCTGTACTACCCGCAGAAGTTGTGACAGCAATACGTGCAGCATGGAAAACAGAAGTTAAAGATAGCCAAGGTAAACCACTGTTTTAA
- a CDS encoding Tex family protein, whose translation MNETLSQIIAAELQVQTKQVFSAITLLDEGNTVPFIARYRKEVTGGLDDTQLRQLESRLGYLRELNERKQTILKSIEEQEKLTPELAAAINNTLNKTELEDLYLPFKPKRRTRGQIAIEAGLEPLAEALWHDPSQSPDDLAQAYINEEKGVADVKAALDGARYILMERFAEDATLLAKVRDYLLKNAHIVSKVADGKQTEGAKFSDYFDHQEPVSSVPSHRALAMFRGRNEGILQLSLNCDPQFEEPPKESYCEEIITRHLDVRLNNAPADQWRKAVISWTWRVKVLLHLETEIMSSLREKAEDEAINVFARNLHDLLMAAPAGMRATMGLDPGLRTGVKVAVVDATGKLIATETIYPHTGQAAKAAAVVAALCQKHQVELVAIGNGTASRETERFFAEVQKQYPEVTAQKVIVSEAGASVYSASELAAQEFPDLDVSLRGAVSIARRLQDPLAELVKIDPKSIGVGQYQHDVSQTQLARKLDAVVEDCVNSVGVDLNTASVALLTRVAGLSKMIAQNVVNWRDENGRFNDRKQLLKVTRLGPKAFEQCAGFLRITNGDNPLDASGVHPEAYPVVEKILDAVRQPLKEIMGNSQALNSLSPHDFTTEQFGVPTVTDIIKELDKPGRDPRPEFKTATFAEGVETMNDLTLGMILEGSVTNVTNFGAFVDIGVHQDGLVHISSLSNSYVDDPHKVVKAGDIVKVKVIDVDIPRKRIALTMRLDEQPGDSHSPSRRTNHSQDRNSRKTPSTPRDTSRKNNSSAGNSAMSDALAAAFGKKR comes from the coding sequence ATGAATGAAACTCTAAGCCAAATAATTGCAGCAGAGCTACAAGTTCAGACGAAACAGGTATTTTCTGCTATCACACTGCTGGATGAAGGAAACACTGTTCCTTTTATTGCCCGTTATCGTAAAGAAGTGACCGGTGGGCTAGATGATACCCAACTTCGTCAACTGGAGAGCCGTTTAGGGTATCTACGAGAGTTGAATGAGCGTAAGCAAACTATCCTTAAGTCAATAGAAGAACAAGAGAAACTCACCCCTGAACTCGCCGCTGCCATCAACAATACCCTCAATAAAACCGAACTAGAAGACCTTTACTTACCCTTTAAACCTAAACGCCGTACTCGTGGACAAATCGCGATTGAAGCAGGTTTAGAGCCATTAGCGGAAGCCTTATGGCATGACCCTAGCCAATCACCGGATGATTTAGCACAAGCCTATATCAATGAAGAAAAAGGGGTTGCTGACGTCAAAGCGGCACTTGATGGCGCCCGTTATATTTTAATGGAACGTTTCGCTGAAGATGCGACATTATTAGCCAAAGTGCGTGACTATTTGCTAAAAAATGCCCACATTGTTTCCAAAGTTGCTGACGGAAAACAAACGGAGGGAGCAAAATTTAGCGACTATTTTGATCATCAAGAGCCTGTTTCTTCCGTTCCCTCTCACCGCGCATTAGCCATGTTCCGCGGTCGTAATGAAGGGATCTTACAACTGTCACTGAATTGTGACCCACAATTCGAAGAGCCGCCTAAAGAGAGTTACTGTGAAGAAATCATTACACGTCACCTTGATGTTAGGTTAAACAATGCACCAGCCGACCAATGGCGTAAAGCCGTCATCAGTTGGACATGGCGTGTCAAAGTGCTGCTTCATCTTGAAACGGAAATCATGAGTTCCTTGCGAGAAAAAGCAGAAGATGAAGCAATCAATGTATTTGCGCGTAACCTCCATGACCTATTAATGGCCGCACCCGCTGGGATGCGCGCAACGATGGGCCTCGATCCCGGCTTACGTACCGGCGTTAAAGTCGCGGTCGTCGATGCAACAGGTAAACTCATCGCAACAGAGACTATCTATCCACATACGGGGCAAGCAGCGAAAGCCGCCGCCGTGGTTGCTGCCTTATGCCAAAAGCACCAAGTGGAATTGGTGGCCATTGGTAATGGTACCGCTTCTAGAGAGACAGAGCGTTTCTTTGCCGAAGTGCAAAAACAGTATCCTGAAGTGACGGCACAAAAAGTCATTGTGAGTGAAGCGGGCGCATCCGTCTATTCCGCTTCAGAGCTGGCAGCACAAGAGTTCCCAGACCTTGATGTATCACTACGTGGGGCCGTTTCTATCGCGCGTCGTCTGCAAGACCCCCTCGCTGAATTAGTAAAAATCGATCCGAAATCGATTGGCGTTGGTCAGTATCAGCACGACGTCAGCCAAACGCAACTAGCCCGTAAACTCGATGCGGTAGTCGAGGATTGTGTAAACTCAGTCGGGGTTGACTTAAACACGGCATCTGTCGCTTTGCTTACGCGTGTTGCTGGTTTGAGCAAAATGATCGCTCAGAATGTCGTGAATTGGCGAGATGAGAATGGCCGTTTTAACGACCGAAAACAGCTCTTGAAAGTGACTCGTTTAGGGCCAAAAGCCTTTGAACAATGTGCCGGTTTCTTACGTATCACTAACGGTGACAACCCACTTGATGCGTCTGGAGTCCACCCAGAGGCTTATCCTGTCGTTGAAAAAATTCTCGATGCCGTTCGTCAACCTCTCAAAGAGATCATGGGCAACTCACAAGCCTTGAATAGTTTAAGCCCCCATGATTTTACAACAGAGCAGTTTGGTGTTCCTACCGTCACGGATATTATCAAAGAGCTAGATAAACCGGGTCGAGACCCTCGGCCTGAGTTTAAAACGGCAACCTTTGCTGAAGGTGTCGAAACCATGAATGATTTGACATTGGGCATGATCCTTGAAGGCTCAGTCACTAATGTCACTAACTTCGGTGCGTTCGTCGATATCGGTGTTCACCAAGATGGTTTAGTCCATATTTCATCGCTGTCTAACAGTTATGTCGATGACCCGCATAAAGTGGTCAAAGCTGGCGATATTGTAAAAGTCAAAGTGATCGACGTTGATATTCCGCGTAAACGCATCGCGCTCACTATGCGCTTAGATGAGCAACCGGGTGATAGCCATAGTCCATCGCGTAGAACGAACCATTCGCAAGATAGAAACTCACGGAAAACACCGTCGACACCTCGCGATACTTCACGAAAAAATAATAGTTCCGCGGGAAACAGTGCGATGAGCGATGCCCTCGCCGCCGCATTTGGCAAAAAACGCTAA
- the pstC gene encoding phosphate ABC transporter permease PstC, with product MAEKTTAFKAPSKSGDVIFSALVKIAALITLLMLGGIIISLIFASWPSMQKFGFSFLWTKEWDAPAEEFGALVPIYGTIVTSLIALIIAVPVSFGIALFLTELAPNWLKRPLGIAIELLAAIPSIVYGMWGLFVFAPLFAEYFQEPVGNVMSSIPIVGELFSGPAFGIGILAAGIILAIMIIPYIASVMRDVFEQTPVMMKESAYGIGCTTWEVIWNIVLPYTRNGVIGGVMLGLGRALGETMAVTFVIGNTYQLDSFSLFMPGNSITSALANEFAEAESGLHTAALMELGLILFVITFIVLAISKLMVMRLAKNEGR from the coding sequence ATGGCCGAGAAAACAACGGCATTTAAAGCACCGAGCAAGTCAGGCGATGTGATATTTAGCGCATTGGTAAAAATTGCCGCACTAATCACTTTGTTAATGCTTGGTGGCATCATTATTTCCCTTATTTTTGCCTCGTGGCCGAGTATGCAAAAATTTGGGTTTTCGTTTTTATGGACTAAGGAATGGGATGCACCCGCGGAGGAGTTTGGGGCATTAGTGCCAATTTATGGCACCATTGTGACGTCATTGATCGCCCTGATTATTGCTGTACCCGTCAGTTTTGGTATTGCACTTTTCTTAACGGAACTGGCTCCTAACTGGTTAAAACGCCCTTTAGGTATTGCGATTGAATTGCTCGCAGCAATTCCAAGTATTGTTTACGGTATGTGGGGGCTATTTGTTTTTGCGCCTCTGTTTGCTGAATATTTCCAAGAGCCTGTCGGCAATGTGATGTCAAGTATCCCGATTGTCGGTGAGCTTTTCTCGGGTCCTGCATTCGGGATTGGTATTTTGGCGGCAGGGATTATCCTCGCCATTATGATCATTCCTTACATTGCCTCCGTTATGCGTGACGTATTTGAACAAACACCCGTCATGATGAAAGAGTCGGCATATGGTATTGGTTGTACCACATGGGAAGTGATCTGGAATATTGTTTTACCTTATACCCGTAATGGTGTGATTGGTGGCGTCATGTTAGGCCTTGGCCGTGCTCTTGGCGAAACCATGGCGGTGACCTTTGTCATCGGAAATACTTATCAACTGGATAGCTTCTCGTTATTTATGCCAGGAAACAGTATTACGTCAGCACTAGCGAATGAGTTTGCCGAAGCAGAAAGTGGATTACACACTGCTGCACTGATGGAACTTGGGTTAATTCTCTTTGTTATCACCTTCATTGTTCTGGCGATATCAAAACTCATGGTTATGCGCTTAGCGAAGAACGAGGGCCGTTAA
- the pstB gene encoding phosphate ABC transporter ATP-binding protein PstB produces the protein MINANQIANSKIQVRDLNFYYGKFHALKNISLDIEKNKVTAFIGPSGCGKSTLLRTFNKMYELYGEQRAEGEILLDGQNILTDKQDIALLRAKVGMVFQKPTPFPMSIYDNIAFGVRLFEKLSRVEMDERVQWALTKAALWNETKDKLHQSGYSLSGGQQQRLCIARGIAIRPEVLLLDEPCSALDPISTGRIEELISELKSEYTVVIVTHNMQQAARCSDYTAFMYLGELIEFNDTDKMFTTPEKKQTEDYITGRYG, from the coding sequence ATGATTAATGCAAATCAGATCGCAAACAGTAAAATTCAAGTACGTGACCTTAACTTTTATTACGGTAAATTCCACGCACTAAAAAATATCTCGTTAGATATTGAAAAAAACAAAGTCACCGCATTTATCGGCCCATCCGGTTGCGGTAAATCAACGCTGCTGCGTACCTTTAATAAAATGTATGAGCTGTACGGTGAGCAGCGAGCAGAAGGTGAGATTCTGCTAGACGGTCAAAATATTTTGACTGATAAACAAGATATCGCGTTATTACGTGCCAAAGTCGGTATGGTATTCCAAAAACCAACACCCTTCCCGATGTCTATTTATGACAACATTGCCTTTGGTGTCCGTTTATTTGAAAAGTTATCGCGTGTTGAGATGGACGAACGTGTTCAGTGGGCGTTAACCAAAGCTGCGCTGTGGAATGAAACCAAAGATAAACTGCATCAAAGTGGTTATAGTCTTTCTGGTGGTCAGCAACAGCGCTTGTGTATCGCTCGTGGTATCGCTATTCGCCCTGAAGTTTTATTATTAGATGAGCCATGTTCAGCCCTTGACCCCATTTCAACTGGGCGTATTGAAGAGTTGATCAGCGAACTCAAATCTGAATATACCGTGGTCATTGTCACTCACAATATGCAACAGGCTGCACGTTGTTCGGATTATACGGCCTTTATGTATTTAGGTGAGTTGATTGAGTTTAATGACACAGACAAGATGTTTACCACACCTGAAAAGAAACAAACCGAAGACTATATTACAGGTCGTTACGGTTGA